The following are encoded in a window of Megachile rotundata isolate GNS110a chromosome 2, iyMegRotu1, whole genome shotgun sequence genomic DNA:
- the LOC143265845 gene encoding uncharacterized protein LOC143265845, whose amino-acid sequence MNLEDKKALNILNRICVIDKGYAFTHKYYPLHKRICLNCALRIAPEMKDKWWHIAPHHCIINENVQNQIRCIKCNRRLSNIRPAVACTERRNGIHDFDKDDEEAYETGVLITSEITHPIVLLENVKIRNGQLQLYND is encoded by the exons aTGAATCTGGAAGACAAGAAAGCTTTGAACATCCTTAACAGGATATGTGTCATAGACAAGGGATATGCATTTACCCATAAGTATTACCCACTGCACAAGCGAATCTGTTTAAATTGCGCTCTAAGGATAGCTCCTGAAATGAAAGATAAGTGGTGGCACATAG cgcCCCATCATTGTATCATCAATGAGAACGTACAAAACCAAATACGATGTATCAAGTGCAACCGAAGACTATCGAACATTCGACCGGCGGTGGCATGCACTGAACGTCGAAATGGAATTCACGATTTCGACAAGGATGACGAAGAAGCATACGAGACGGGGGTCCTAATAACAAGCGAGATAACACACCCTATAGTCTTACttgaaaatgtcaaaataaGAAACGGACAACTACAATTAtataatgattaa